AAGAGGCGAATACTCCCCAACTTGTTCGGTGAAGCGCACAGGGGCCGTAGCGCACAATGGCTTCCACGTGCTGCGGTGTGCCATAGCCTTTGTGCTCGGCAAATCCATACTCGGGGAAATGCGCCGCAAATTCTTTCATACGCGCGTCTCGGGTCACTTTCGCCAAAATGGAGGCAGCGGCAATGGAGGCAATCGTTGCGTCACCGCGAATGATACCCTGTTGCGGATAGGGGAGGTCGGGAATCGTAAGCGCATCCACGAGAACAAAATCCACCACGACAATGCCTGCGAGAGCGCGTCGCATGGCCAGATACGTCGCTTGCCGAATTCCCATTGTGTTGATTTCCTCTACACTTGCCTCACCTACCGCGAAACAAGATGCCGCTTCTCGAATCTCTTCTGCCAAAACTTCCCGCTGATGCACATTCAACTGTTTGGAGTCACGGAGATTGGGAAGATAAAATTCCAGAGGAAGATGAACGGCTCCTGCAACCACCGGCCCTGCAAGCGGCCCCACCCCCACTTCATCCACCCCGACGATAGCGCGAAAACCGCCATCCATGAGCCTCCTCTCCTCCACGTTTCTTAATGTTTTTCCCACAAAATAAGTAGGTTTCCATTGACATTCCTGTGCTTACCCGCTTATTATACCAGCGTTTTTCACAAATTTCTTATGCATCCTATTACGCTCTTGTCTCTCGTGGGCGGGGTCTTGGCCCTTCTTTACGCCGCGCTCTTTACGAAGTGGGTTCTGCGTCAGCCAAGTGGAGAGGGGAAGATGATCGGTATCGCGCTTGCGATCCAAGAAGGCGCAAAGGCTTACTTGGTACGCCAGTACACTGTCGTCACCTGGATCGGGCTCGCGATCTTCGTTCTCCTCGGGCTTGTCCTTGACTGGACGCTTGCCATCGGATTCCTGATCGGCGCGGTATTGAGTGGCGCCGCAGGAATTATTGGGATGGCTGTTTCGGTGCGTGCCAATGTCCGCACAGCGGAAGCGGCAAAAACAGGGCTTTCGCAAGCAATGAATGTCGCCGTGCGCGGAGGAGCTGTTACCGGTTTCTTTGTTGTGGGTCTCGGCCTTCTTGCTGTTGCAGGATTTTATGCCCTCACAGGAAGCGTCGAGGCATTGGTAGGACTCGGGTTTGGCGGCTCACTCATTTCTGTTTTTGCCCGCCTCGGTGGAGGCATCTTCACGAAAGCGGCCGACGTCGGTGCAGACATTGTGGGGAAAGTTGAGGCGGGTATCCCCGAAGACGATCCGCGTAATCCCGCGGTCATCGCCGACAATGTGGGGGACAACGTAGGAGACTGCGCCGGTATGGCCGCCGATCTCTTTGAGACATACGCCGTCACGCTCGTGGCCGCCATGTTGATCGGCTCGGCAACCATCGGTACAGGAGCCGCCATTGTCTATCCACTGGCGCTCGGGCTTATCGCTATCGTTGCCTCCATGATCGGTGTTTTCTTTATTCGTCTCTCCGCCAATAAAAATATCATGGGTGCTCTCTACAAGGGCCTCATCGCCGCTGGCGTCCTCTCTCTTGTCGGCTTTGCCCTCGTGAATCCCTCGCTCCAACCTCTTACAGAAAAACCGTGGGCGGGATTTGGCGCGGCGGTTGTGGGACTCGTGGTGACAGGACTCCTCATCTTCCTTACCGAGTACTACACCGGCACACAGTTTAGTCCGGTGAAGAAACTCGCCGCGGCATCCGAGACGGGGCACGGGACGAATGTTATCGCCGGCCTTGCTCTCTCGCTGCGTTCCACCGCACTCCCGGTCGTCGTCATTGTGGCTGGCATTCTGGCTTCTTATGCGTTCGCGGGCCTCTACGGCATCGCCCTTGCGGCCACAGCGATGCTCTCCCTTACCGGTATCATTGTAACCATTGACGCCTTCGGTCCTATCACCGATAACGCCGGCGGTATCGCGGAAATGGCCGAGCTTCCAAAAGAAGTCCGTGAAGTTACCGACCCTCTTGATGCCGTGGGGAACACAACAAAAGCTGTTACAAAAGCGTACGCGATCGGCTCCGCCGGTCTTGCCTCACTCGTGCTTTTCAGTGCATATGCCGAAGAACTCGGACGGCTTGGGAAAAGCGTGGTCTTTAGCTTGAGTGACCCCATGGTCGTAACGGGATTGTTTGCAGGCGGTCTCGTGACGTATCTCTTCGCCTCGTTTGCGATGGAATCGGTGGGACGTGCCGCCGGATCGGTCGTTGAGGAAGTGCGCCGGCAATTCCGCGAGATCAAGGGAATTATGGATGGCAGCGCCAAGCCCGACTACGGTAAGGCAGTGGATATTGTCACGCGTGCCGCTCTTCACCAGATGATTGCGCCGGCTCTCCTTGCCGTGCTCGCCCCCATTCTTGTCGGCTGGCTTCTGGGCCCCGCAGCGTTAGGCGGACTCCTTATGGGATCCATCGTAACTGGACTCTTCATGGCAATATCCATGACCACCGGCGGAGGAGCTTGGGACAATGCGAAGAAGTATATTGAGAAGGGAAACTTTGGCGGCAAGGGCGGGTTTGCGCACCAAGCAGCCGTAACGGGCGATACGGTAGGCGACCCCTACAAAGACACCGCCGGACCTGCCATAAACCCCATGATCAAAATCATCAACATCGTGGCGCTTCTCATTGTGACTCTCATCGCCTAGCAAGAGCAAAACGGGGCCCATGCCCTGTTTTGTTATTCATTGACAACCGCGCCTGTGCACGCTACATTCCGGCCATTCTATGCCATCCCACACGCTCGAGCATCTCTCAAAAACTAAAGTAAAGATTTGCGTCACCATCCCCGTAGCCGAGCAGCAGCCATATTTGGACCACGCGGCTGCCGAGATTTCGAAGGAAGCAAAAATTGATGGGTTCCGCCCGGGATTCGCCCCCTACACCCTTGTGGCGGCAAAAGTGGGCGAAGCCGCCGTTCTTGAGCACGCCATTGAAAAGATGGTGCGTGCAACGTTCGTGTCTGTGGTTGTTTCGGAAGGCCTTGCGACGGTAGGAACGCCCGACGTGAATGTCACAAAGGCTGCTCCGGGAAACGACGTCACTTTCGAAGCCACCGTCGGACTCATGCCGAGTGTCCTTAAAGTTGCCGAATGGAAAACCTTCTCCCGAAAGGCCGCTCTTCCTGAAGTCACCGAGAAAGAGCTTGAGGGCGCCTTAAAAGAGCTCTCCTGGATGCAGACAAAAGAGGTTCGCGCTGCGACAGGAGAGGGCGCCGGAGAAAAAGACAAAGTAGTGGTGGATCTTTCCATGAAAAAAGACGGCGTCCCTATCGAGGGAGGAGAAGCGAAGGGCTCCGTCGTGATCATGGAGCATGATTCCTACCTTCCGGGTCTGCGCGAACATCTTTCCCAAACGAAAGAAGGGGAAGAGAAAAACTTTTCCCTTACCTTCCCAACGTCGCACCATAACAAACAGCTTGCGGGCTCACCGGTGGAAGTCCGTGCGGTGGTGCGAGAAATATTTCACCTCGAACACCCGGCTCTCGATGACGCGTTTGCCGTTTCGCTTGGTATGAAGGACCTTGAAAGTCTCCGTGCGCACATCCGTGAGAATATAACTCTCGAGAAGACACAGGAGGAACGGGCGAAACGTGAGCGGGCTCTCCTTGAAGAGCTTGCGAAAACGTCCGAGTTCGACGAAATCCCCGAGGCTCTCATCAACGACGAGCTCCAAAAAATGGTGGGCGAGCTCCGCCGCCACGTCACAGAAAACGGGCTCGAATTCAACGACTATCTCGCTTCCCTGAAGAAAACGCTTGGCGAACTTTTGTCCGATCTTCGCCCGCAGGCAGAGACCCGCGTGAAAATTGCTCTTCTCTTGCGAGAGATTGCGCGAGAAGAAGGAGTCACGGTAGACGCAAAAGTTCTTGATGCAGAGTTAGATCGCCAAGCCCAGGGTATTACGGACGCTTCCGCACGAGAGCGCCTTTACTCGGACGAATATCGCGAGTACCAAGAAGTTATTCTGCGTAACCGTCAAACGATTGATATGCTTTGCAAGACGGTTTTCAAAGAGACCGAAACGACAAGTTAGGCTGTAATAAGCAAAGAAAACGTCCTCATTGTGGACAACTGCTTGGCGAAAGTGCTGCCCTCTGCTATGATGGCGTTACCTGTTGTTAAAACAACTGGTTAACAAAAGGCCCTGAAAACAGCCTCTCCGGAGGTTGTTTTCTTTTTACGGGTCATCATGACCACCGATACTCCAGGGGTGGCAGCGACAAATGCGTGCCCCACCGCGCAAAAATCCAGCAAAAAAACCATATCTTTTAATGGCTTTTACCGTATACTCCGAGCAGGTGGGATCAAAGCGGCACGCTCCGTAAGGGAAGAGCGGGCGCGTGAGACCATGATCGGGTGAGAGGGTTTTCTGGTAAAGGCGGATGGCCCCCACGCCAAGAAAAGCCAGCGGGGTCATAGAAGACGTGTCTTTTCAAAAAGGGAGCGAAGGGTGCGCGTCATTTCGGGAAGCGGAACCGTAAGCGAAGCGGGAAAGAGGACAAGGGCCATGTCGTGCCCGGATTTGAGGAGGGGAAGAAGGGGGCGAAGCGCTTCACGCGCCCGCCGCTTTGCACGATTCCGTATAACCGCTTGTCCAGAGAGCTTCCCCGGAGCAATGACGGCGACGCGCGTCTCCGCAAGCTTGTTTGGCAGAACACGCACGCCACAAAACGAACAAGAGACCCTTCTTCCTTTGGCAAAGAGCCTCTCGATGTCTTTATCCTTCACCAATCGGTGTGCGCGCGGAAGCATGATTATTGTTTGCGCGCGGTTGGGGCAAGACGTTTGCGCCCTTTCGCACGACGGGAGGCAAGCACACGGCGGCCGCCGGCGGTTTTCATGCGTTTGCGGAAGCCGTGTACGCGCGTGCGGCGGCGTTTCTTCGGTTGATAGGTTCGCTTTGGCATAAAAGTTTCCCAAGTATACACATATTGTCCACAAGAGAGCAACCCCCGTGTTTATTGAGCGGAAAAGATTTTTCCCATAAGCTTATCCACGGGCTTGCTCAGTCTTCGGAAGGAGTCTATAGTGTCGAACACACCCCATGCTTGGGATTTCACATGTAATTATCCTTATGGATACTAACGAGCTGTGGCAGGCCGCGCTGGGAGAGCTTGAGTTGAAGCTCTCGAAGGCAAATTTTACGACCTGGTTCAAAAGTACCTTCGTCGCGCTTTTTTCTGAAGGGCTCGTGACCATTGGCGTTCCAAATACATTCACAAAGGCATGGCTTGAGAAGAAATACCACAAAGATATTACGATGTGTCTGCAAAGTCTTTCCGGAAACGCGATAAAATCTGTGATCTATCGCGTGGAAACACGCCCGGGGACGCCGCAGATCATTCCTACCGTTGAAGAAATGCGCGCGAAGCGCCAAGAGGATGCCTACGCGGATATTCCGTCGTTCACTCCCGTGTACAAAACGTCCGGCCCCATCGAAAGCGGGTTTGGATCGAGCCGGTATACGTTTGGTAACTTCGTGGTAGGGAAGCAAAACGAACTCGCCCATGCCGCAGCACAAGCCGTCGCCTCGCAGCCGGGCGGCGCGTATAACCCTCTCTTTGTCTACGGAGGAGTGGGACTCGGGAAAACCCACCTTTTACAGGCGATCGGGCACGAAATCCGCACAAAAAACCCCCGCTCCGCCATTTTGTATGTTACGTGTGAGCGCTTTACAAACGAGTTCATTGACTCGGTGCGCAGTGGGAAAGCGGCAGAATTCAAGGATCGTTACCGAAATGTTGATGTCCTCCTTGTCGACGATATCCAGTTTATTACTTCAAAAGAGCGTACGCAGGAGGAATTTTTCCACACATTCAACCACCTCCACCAAAACAATAAGCAGGTCGTCATCACAAGCGACCGCCCACCGAAAGCTATCGTGGGGCTGGAACAGCGTCTTGTATCTCGGCTTGGATGGGGCATGCTGGCCGACATCGGGAACCCAGACTACGAAACACGTATGGCGATCCTTGAAACGAAGATGCGCGAGCGTAACTATCTTTTTGACCGTGATATTTTGCACCACATCAGCAACGCCATCACGAATAATGTACGCGAGCTCGAGGGAGCACTCAATAAAATCGTCGCCTACCACCAATTTAAGAACATCCGGCCGACTATCGAATCTGTGCAGGGAATCCTGGCAACCCTTCAGCCCATCAAGAACATCCGTTCGCTTACCCCTCGCCATATTCTTGAAACGGTTTCCACCTACTACGACCTCGCTATAGACGATCTCCTCGGGAAAAGTCGGGAGAAACGCCTCGCCTACCCTCGCCAAATCGTCATGTACCTCCTCCGGCAAGAAATGAAGAGTTCCTACCCTTCCATTGGGGCATCACTTGGGGGAAGAGACCACACGACAGCGATGCACGCCTTCGACAAGATCTCTGGTCTTCTTGAAACAGATGAAAAATTAAAGCAAGACCTTGAGATGATTAAGCAAAGAATGTACACGAGTTAGGTGCGTGGGGAGTGGATAAGTGCGTGGGTAACTGCGTGCACAGAAGGGAGGATATGCGGGGGAGAAAAATGTTCGCGCCGCCGTAAAAAACTTATCCTCCTTTTCCCTTACGAAGAGAAAACGTTTTCCTCACAATGAAACTTCTCTCAAACAACACAAAGTTCGATCTTTTCCCCACTATCCACACCATTATTACTTCTACGGGTTTATGAAATTCTCTTGTACAAAAGATAACATCTTTCAAGGATTAGCCTCCGTCGCTCACCTCTCAAATAAGAACGTGAATCTTCCTATCTTAAATAATGTCCTTCTTCGGACAAAGGCGGGTGGAGTGCAGCTTACGACAACAAACCTCGAGATTGCTGTTCACTGCCAAGCACGAGGGAAGGTTGAACAAGAGGGAGAGTTCACCGTTCCCTCAAAACTCTTTTTCGATTATGTGAATCTGCTCCCAAATGAGCGGGTGGACATGGAGGTCGTGGGAGACCAGCTTTCTATTATTTGCGCGGACAATAAAACAAAGATGAAAGGAATGGGAGCCACGGAATTCCCTCTCATCCCCCCTGTTTCGGAGGCAACAATCTTTGAGGTGGATGCAAGCGAGTTCCGTGCCGCACTTTCCCAGACGCTTTTCTCCGTTGCCTCAAACGAATCCCGGCCAGAACTTGCGGGCGTCCTTTTCCGTTTCAAAGACCACCTCGCAGGCCCAAACACGCTTGTGCTTGCCACGACAGACTCCTATCGTCTTTCCGAGCGCGTGCTCGTTATGGATGAAGTTCCCGGTGTCGAACCCACCGAAGTGATTGTGCCCGCGCGAACGCTTCAGGAGGTTGGGCGCATTCTCGGTCTCTTCCGTGACGACGTGGAAGGGCCCGCACGCCTCAAAATTGCCCTGGGCGAAGCGCAAATCGTTTTCCGTTATGGTCCTGTAGAAATTACCTCGCGCATCATTGACGGGCATTATCCGGACTACCGCCAAATCATCCCGCGCCAATTCAAAACCGAGACGACGCTTCCTCGGGAGGAGTTTTTGAAAGCGATAAAGACCGCGAGCCTTTTCTCACGGACGGGTCTCTTTGATGTCCGGTTGGAGTTTGACCCTGTCTCGCAAATGCTTACGGCGCGCTCCGAAGACGTGGCGCGTGGCGAAAATCAGGCTGTGTGCCGAACGCACATGCAGGGCGAGGGCGGAGAGGTGACAGTAAATTCTCGCTACCTTCAAGAGGGGCTGAATGCTATGGATACGCCCGATGTCTTTGTCGGTTTCAACGATGCCATGAGCCCGTGCCTTTTGCGGCCCGCGGGGAAAGACGGTTATCTCTACCTTGTCATGCCGATCAAGCAATAAGGGACGTCACCGAATGGTGACCTGGACGAACGGCGAGGTTTCCACCTGGCCGTTTGTTCGCTCCCCGACAGCCGAGAGGATCCAATCACCATCTGCCGGCAGGGTCCAACGGAAGTTAAGAGAGTTTGTGTTTGGGTTTTTTGCTGACCCGATTAAAGTTTTCGCGCCTCCGGCGCGCGGTTCGGCGTAGAGAAGGATGGCAGAGAAGGTTGAGGGCGCGCGCACCTGCACAAAAACGGAGTAAGCGTTTTCATCGAGGCGGGAGATCGTTTCGTCTTCGCGCGGCGTGAGGATTTCCACCGCGTTCACACGCGTGGGTTCCGTAAGGGTGATGGTCTGGCGCACAACACCCGCATTACCGACATCATCTATGGCCCGAACCGAGAGTTCGTGGGACCCCCCACCTATGGATGGGGAAACTTCGAAGGAAACTTGAAACGGAAAGGAAACGGTCTTTGCGTGGAAGCGGTTGTCAATTTCATATTCTACGCGCACGACGGGACGGGGGGATGTGATGGCGGGGGCGACACTCACGAACCGTCCGTTCACGGAGGGAGAAATGCTTATCTGCGGTATTAGCCCTGGAGCGTGTACGGTGTCGCTTTCCGTTGGGGGGGTGCAGCGCACAATGGTGGGGGAAGGTTCGCCTGCCTGGCGGTCCACCCAGCCACCGACGGCGCTTTCCCAGAAAAGATACTGCTCATTTTTCTCTGGCTTGTCGGGGGGTGGCCCCAGAGGGTCTTGGACATCTACATAATGCAAGATGTCGTGGATGGCGGGGCAGCTTTTCGTCTCGCGCAGCTCTACGGGAGTAAATTCGGTGGCGAGCTTTCCACTTACTTTATCAATGGTAAAAGTCTCTGAGGGGACGGTACCGTCGAGGATGGCTTTTCCTGTGAGGGGAATTTCAACCACGGGAAAAATTTCCCTCGGAGTTCCGGCAAGGGCTTTGCGCATGAAGGCATTCCAAATCGGACCGGCGGCGCTTGCACCTCCGCCGCGGGTCATCTCGCTGTTGTCGTTGTTGCCAGCCCAAACACCTACAGAAAGCGAGGGGGTGTAGCCCACGAGCCACGCATCGCGCGAATCGTTCGTGGTTCCTGTTTTTGCTGCCACAGGGCGGTCGCCCAACTGGAGAAAAGAATTTGCCCCAAAGACATAGGTGCGTGCTTCGTTGTCGGAGAGCACGCTGCTTATCGTTTGTGCGATACGCGGCTCCATCGTGCGGGTTGCCTCTGGCCGCTCCCATGCAAAGAGCGTTCCGCCATCAGCGTCCTCCACTTTCAAAATAGCCGCCGTCGGGACAAATTCCCCCTCGCGCGCAAAAGTGGCGTACGCGTTCGTGTGTTCAAGGAGCGTGACCTCGGCGCTTCCAAGCGCAAGCGACGGACCGTAGTTTGAAAGGTCGCCAAGTGTGCTGTAGCCGAATGTCTTGGCGAATTCGTACACACGTTCGAGTCCGACAAGGAACAGCGTTTTCACGGCCGGTGTGTTGAGAGAGCCCTGAAGCGCTTTACGCATGGTCACGGGGCCACGTTCTTTTTCATCGTAGTTTTTTGGCTCATATGCCCCGACGACGGTAGGGAAGGAGGTGTTTACGTCCCACAGAATGGTGTTGGGGGTGTATCCCTGTTCAAAAGCGGCGGCATAGACGATGGGCTTGAAACTTGATCCGGGCTGGCGCGGGCGTGTGGTGACATTTACTGACCCGTCAATCTCTTCCTCAAAATAGTCTTTTGAGCCGACCATGGAAAGAATCTCGCCCGTTTTCGGGTCGAGGGCCACAAGCGCGGCATTGGTGAAGCCAAGTCGTTCGCCGTTTTCCTCCACGCCAGAGCGCACGGCCTCCTCGGCGGCCACCTGTCGTTCATAATCAATCGTTGTGGTGACCCTAAGCCCGCCCTCCTCCACGACGGCGGCGCCGTAATCCCGCTCGAGCATTTCCTTCACATAAAATACGAAGTGCGGTGCCGTAATGCTTCCCACACGAGGAATAATCGGGGTTTCTTCTGCCACGGCTGTGCCCCACTCCTCATCCGTCAAAAATTTGAGCTCTTTCATTTGCCCCAAGATGTAATCACGCCGTGTTTTCAGGCGGTCGGGGTTATTGAGGTACGTGGTCGGTGCCTTTGGGAGAGCAGCGAGTGTTGCCGCTTCGGCGGGCGTGAGGTCATGCGCAGTCTTTCCAAAATATGCTTGGGCCGCGGCCTCGATGCCGTAGTTTGTCGAGCCGTAAGGAATTTCGTTGAAGTAAATTTGGACGATTTCATCTTTTGAATAACGCCGCTCGAGCTCGACGGAAAGAATGAGTTCTTTGATTTTGCGCACGAGAGAGCGCTCGTTTGTGAGGATGGCGTTCTTTACGAGCTGTTGCGTGAGGGTCGAACCGCCGCCGCGTGAGCCGCGAAAGATTACCGCGCGCGCCAGCCCGCGTACGCTGAATCCTTTATGCGAGCAAAACGCATGATCTTCGGCAGCAATCGTGGCTTCCACAGCAAACAAGGGGATTCCGCCCTCGGTGTCTGTTTCAAGCGCCGCATCGTCCATGCAAAAACCTTCCGAAAGTTTGCGCAGTGTCCGGCGTTCGCCGCGGTGGACCTCGTAGAGAAGATGCTCACCCGTGCGGTCGTAGATTTTCGTGGATTGACTCACGCGGCGGCTGGAAAGCTGGTTTGGATCAGGGAGACCACGGCTGTAGAGGGCGAACAGGACAGCAAGAATAAAAAGACCGGCCACGCCGCCAAGCACGCCAAGCGTGAATACATTTTTTATCAAGGTCCCTGAGGTGAAGAAACGGCGCCAAAAGGGGCGGTGGAATGATCGGGAGGAGCGAAAATAACGTGTGTGCATAACCTCTTTGTGGCGGGTGTGTAGGTGGATTTGATGGTAGCACTCAATTCATCAAAAAACAAGGAAAATAGGCCTTTTTCCTTGACAAAATGGTTGTTTTCTGGTATTCTCCCGCCTCTGCCATGAACGGCAGTTTTCTGTATGATTCAATTTCTTCTTACCACTGCTCCCTTCTGGATGCCTCTTCTTTCTCTTGGAAACACAGTGCGCGTGAAAGCGGCCTCGATTTTGCTTTCTGTTGCCGTGTTTTTGGCCATGCCGGTTCCTGCCGCCTTTGCGAAGAACGGGCCGGTTGGGCTTCCTGATGCCTCTGACCGCACACCGCGCAAGATGATGGAGATTACAGCGACGGCATACAATTCCCTTCCTGAGCAAACGGATGACACCCCGTTTATTACCGCTTCGGGAACGCGGGTGCGCCACGGCGTGCTTGCGACGAATGCCCTCCCGTTTGGCACGCGTGTGCGTATGCCAGAGCTCTATGGTGAACAAGTGTTCGTGGTGGAGGATCGTATGAATTCTCGCTACCACAAGCGTATGGATATTTGGATGGAAGACGTGGAGGCCGCGAGGGCCTTTGGTATCCAGCGAGTCAAAGTGGAAATCTACTAAAACAAAACGCGCCCCAACCGGGGCGCTTTTGTTTTTGTCTGGAGTATATTTACAACACGGCTCGAAACCATTTCATGCAAAATTGCTGACGCAATTTTGCAGACCTTTCCGAAATCCGCTCGGGCGGCGCGGGAAGGAGGGGTGGGGGGAGGAATGCCCGCGCCGCCCTCGCTTTTCTGGTGAAGCCGCCGACACCGCGCCGCCCTCGCTTTTCTGGTGAAGCCGCCGACATCATTAAACCTTATTAGCGACAAAAATAATAGTGTAAGGAAGTCGCTTCGCAAGATTAAATGATTCGTTGTAGTAATCAGTAGAACGAGTATCAGGTCGCGGCTCTAAAATTTTCTCAACATGAAATTCAGCATCAACCAATCCATTAAAAATATAACTAACGGGGCGATGATAATTGTAAGCCGCGACATCCTTTTCACCAACGCGAAAATTCCAATAGATTGTTCTGTTGTTCAAATAGTCAAAATCCTTAAAATCTTTTTCGCGCTCATCTTTTTGTCGCGACTTATAAGTAGCGGTAAGAACAGGGTGGTCGCAACTAAAAATAAATTTCCCTTTCGACTTCAAGAAATGAAAAACGGATTTGAAAAGTCGCGGCAAGTCCCTAGCATATTGAAGTGCGTAATTTGAAATTATTATGTCAAAACTTTCTTTTGAGAAATCATCAGCAGTAATTTTATCAAAATCTTTTTGGATAAATTCCGCCGCTAAATTTGCTTTTTTCATTCGCTCTTTTGCAAGAGCTAATTGCTCTTTGGAGAGATCAACACCAACGACTTCCG
The window above is part of the Candidatus Uhrbacteria bacterium genome. Proteins encoded here:
- a CDS encoding class I SAM-dependent methyltransferase; its protein translation is MAKIDLGKSWDKVAKQWFEEWEPTFKRGLVWGPYGPFEKDVKLIPPLKGKKVLVLGCGSGPDVWWLAENGAAEVVGVDLSKEQLALAKERMKKANLAAEFIQKDFDKITADDFSKESFDIIISNYALQYARDLPRLFKSVFHFLKSKGKFIFSCDHPVLTATYKSRQKDEREKDFKDFDYLNNRTIYWNFRVGEKDVAAYNYHRPVSYIFNGLVDAEFHVEKILEPRPDTRSTDYYNESFNLAKRLPYTIIFVANKV
- a CDS encoding 3D domain-containing protein, producing the protein MIQFLLTTAPFWMPLLSLGNTVRVKAASILLSVAVFLAMPVPAAFAKNGPVGLPDASDRTPRKMMEITATAYNSLPEQTDDTPFITASGTRVRHGVLATNALPFGTRVRMPELYGEQVFVVEDRMNSRYHKRMDIWMEDVEAARAFGIQRVKVEIY